The sequence GGACACCTCGCCGCTGCCCCACACGGTTCTGGGCATCAGGCCCGGTGCGACGCTGGAAGAGGCGCGGGCGGCATGGCGCAAGCTGGTGCGCGAGAACCATCCCGACGCGCTGGTCGCCCGTGGCCTGCCCGAAGAGGCCGTGCGGATGGCGGAGAAGCGGCTGATCGACATCAACCGCGCCTGGGAAACGCTGTCGAACCGCGCCGCCTGATGCGCATCGCCACCTATAACGTCGAGTGGTTCTCGGCATTGTTCGACACGCGCAACCGGCTGTTCGACGATGGCGAGTGGTCGGCGCGGCACAACGTGACCCGCGCCGCCCAGACGGCAGCGCTGGGGCGGGTCTTCCGGGCTCTGGACGCCGACGCCGTCATGATCATCGAGGCACCGGACCAGAGCCGCAGCCATTCGACCGTCGCGGCGCTCGAATATTTCGCCGAAACCTTCGCGCTGCGCACGACCCATGCGATCATGGGCTTTTCCAACGATACCCAACAGGAAATCGCCCTGCTTTACGATCCGGCGATGCTGACACCGCGCCACGACCCGCGTGGTGCCTTCGCCGGTCCGGAAGGGGCGGTGGGCGCGCCGCGGTTCGACACCGCGCTGCGCATCGATCTGGACATCGACGCGCGGGAGGATCTGGTGGTGTTCTCCAAGCCGCCGCTGGAGCTGTCCGTCGAGACGCGCGGCGGGTTTGACTTCCACATGATCGGTGCGCACCTCAAATCAAAGGCCCCGCATGGCGCAAGAACCCCGCAGGAAGTGCTGAGCCTTGGCGTGGCGAACCGGCGCAAGCAACTGGCGCAGGCGGTCTGGCTCCGGCGGCGGATCGACATGCTGCTCGACGAGGAAAGGCCGCTAGTCGTGCTCGGTGACCTGAACGACGGACCGGGGCTCGACAGCTTCGAGAGCCTGTTCGGCAAGTCGTCGGTCGAGATCGTGATGGGGCAGGAGGGCGAGGCCGGCGCGCTCTTCGATCCGCACGCCCGTCAGGCCCTGTTGCGCAAGCTGGGCGCGGCGCCGACCACCGCGCGTTTCTGGATCAGGCCGGAACAGCGGTTCCTTCAGGCCCTGCTGGATTACGTGATGGTCACCCCGGAGTTCACGGCACGCCACCCGCGATGGCGCATCTGGCACCCGATGGACGATCCCGAATGTTGGCGCGACCCGGTCTTGCGCGACGCGCTGGTCACCGCCTCGGATCACTTCCCGGTGACGCTCGATTTCGATGACGGTCCGCCGGGGGTGTAAAGCGCGCAAGTCGTGCTACATTGCCTGTCATGAGACATCTCGCGCCCCTTGCCCTGCTGATCTGCCTTCCCCTTGCTGTCCATGCCCAGGAGGACGAGGGCGAGCGCGGGCTTTCGCTGATGGAGCGCGGTGCGCAGATGTTCATGGAAGGCATCATGAAGGAAATGGCGCCCGCCATTGACGAATTGGAAGGGCTGGCAGACGATGTGGCCCCGGCGCTGCGCAGCTTTGCGGATGAAATGGGCCCGAAACTCGC is a genomic window of Sulfitobacter alexandrii containing:
- a CDS encoding endonuclease/exonuclease/phosphatase family protein; its protein translation is MRIATYNVEWFSALFDTRNRLFDDGEWSARHNVTRAAQTAALGRVFRALDADAVMIIEAPDQSRSHSTVAALEYFAETFALRTTHAIMGFSNDTQQEIALLYDPAMLTPRHDPRGAFAGPEGAVGAPRFDTALRIDLDIDAREDLVVFSKPPLELSVETRGGFDFHMIGAHLKSKAPHGARTPQEVLSLGVANRRKQLAQAVWLRRRIDMLLDEERPLVVLGDLNDGPGLDSFESLFGKSSVEIVMGQEGEAGALFDPHARQALLRKLGAAPTTARFWIRPEQRFLQALLDYVMVTPEFTARHPRWRIWHPMDDPECWRDPVLRDALVTASDHFPVTLDFDDGPPGV